The following coding sequences lie in one Mucilaginibacter sp. KACC 22773 genomic window:
- a CDS encoding Rieske (2Fe-2S) protein, giving the protein MRKLLAIMLIGLCCFSCGKATDNIPSVPVNFSAPINDPRLAPLTSGGGVVFINGYGVAGLIIYRTGTGQYVAYDRCSSYQPEKKCAVTLDASGFSVTDPCSGSKFSLADGTPVKAPATKSLRAYSVSVYNFQIFVSN; this is encoded by the coding sequence ATGAGGAAACTGCTGGCGATAATGCTTATTGGTTTGTGCTGTTTTTCATGTGGCAAAGCAACAGACAATATACCCAGTGTACCGGTAAACTTTTCGGCACCCATAAATGATCCGCGCCTGGCGCCGCTTACCAGTGGCGGCGGTGTGGTTTTTATAAATGGTTATGGTGTTGCCGGGCTTATCATATACCGTACCGGGACTGGCCAATATGTAGCTTATGACCGTTGCAGCAGCTATCAGCCCGAAAAAAAATGCGCGGTTACTTTGGATGCTTCGGGCTTTTCGGTAACCGATCCCTGTAGTGGTTCCAAGTTTTCTTTGGCCGATGGTACGCCGGTAAAAGCGCCTGCCACCAAATCATTAAGAGCATATAGTGTGAGTGTCTATAATTTTCAGATATTTGTATCCAATTGA
- a CDS encoding TetR/AcrR family transcriptional regulator translates to MEADKIKDSIKRAAQDLFRKFGYHKTSVNEIAKKARIAKATIYKYFDSKEAVLHILLMDYIKASVDDLVQSNTPDMDEEAHLNNLIMKTCRLSYTVCNEFIGWDFIRESTNSQDFLKNLSNELEEMLMASFIQLPGIRKHETYHQRLRFLIKCSKSIVFSFAFTSVSDSDVRKNFVSFQKEILPYLVKAAITV, encoded by the coding sequence ATGGAAGCCGATAAAATTAAAGACAGCATAAAGCGGGCAGCGCAAGATTTATTCCGCAAATTCGGTTACCATAAAACCAGCGTTAACGAAATAGCCAAAAAAGCAAGGATCGCAAAAGCCACTATCTACAAGTATTTTGATAGTAAGGAGGCGGTATTGCATATTTTGCTGATGGACTATATTAAAGCCAGCGTTGATGACCTGGTACAGAGCAATACCCCTGATATGGACGAGGAGGCCCACCTCAATAACCTTATCATGAAAACCTGCCGCCTGTCATACACCGTTTGCAACGAATTTATCGGCTGGGATTTTATCCGCGAATCAACCAACTCCCAGGACTTTTTAAAAAACCTGAGCAACGAGCTGGAAGAAATGCTGATGGCATCATTTATTCAACTGCCCGGCATCCGCAAACACGAAACCTATCACCAGCGTTTACGCTTCCTGATCAAATGCAGCAAAAGCATCGTGTTCAGTTTTGCGTTTACCTCGGTAAGCGATTCGGATGTGCGCAAAAACTTTGTTTCTTTTCAAAAAGAGATATTACCTTATTTGGTAAAGGCCGCTATTACGGTGTAG